Proteins encoded in a region of the Sugiyamaella lignohabitans strain CBS 10342 chromosome B, complete sequence genome:
- the ERV41 gene encoding Erv41p (Protein localized to COPII-coated vesicles; forms a complex with Erv46p; involved in the membrane fusion stage of transport; has homology to human ERGIC2 (PTX1) protein; GO_component: GO:0030134 - ER to Golgi transport vesicle [Evidence IDA] [PMID 11157978]; GO_component: GO:0005794 - Golgi apparatus [Evidence IEA]; GO_component: GO:0000139 - Golgi membrane [Evidence IEA]; GO_component: GO:0005783 - endoplasmic reticulum [Evidence IEA]; GO_component: GO:0005789 - endoplasmic reticulum membrane [Evidence IEA]; GO_component: GO:0033116 - endoplasmic reticulum-Golgi intermediate compartment membrane [Evidence IEA]; GO_component: GO:0030173 - integral component of Golgi membrane [Evidence IDA] [PMID 11157978]; GO_component: GO:0030176 - integral component of endoplasmic reticulum membrane [Evidence IDA] [PMID 11157978]; GO_component: GO:0016021 - integral component of membrane [Evidence IEA]; GO_component: GO:0016020 - membrane [Evidence IEA]; GO_function: GO:0003674 - molecular_function [Evidence ND]; GO_process: GO:0006888 - ER to Golgi vesicle-mediated transport [Evidence IPI] [PMID 11157978]; GO_process: GO:0015031 - protein transport [Evidence IEA]; GO_process: GO:0006810 - transport [Evidence IEA]; GO_process: GO:0016192 - vesicle-mediated transport [Evidence IEA]), translated as MDITVNIPCDIVSVTAYDFSDDKLLVNELLQFQSVDLDLSSGHLISEKQKEDTFHEVFKRAKKSKYAKKKTAKDAKHSACRVYGSFPVNKVRGDLQITTKFSRYGLNVLELEKLLNFTHIIDEFSFGEFYPKLVNPLDGVVAVAENSMQVYQYFLCVVPTTYKSYSTGSSIQTNQYAVTERAGVSNYHQGLPPGIIFKYDIEPIALTVFDRRLPFSQFLVRLVNVLGGIVVSTSWLYTVADKFLYKRSDGSDRGVLDSPVDDILNEKS; from the coding sequence atggaTATAACTGTGAATATTCCGTGTGATATAGTCTCCGTCACCGCATACGATTTTTCTGACGATAAGCTGTTAGTTAATGAGTTACTACAATTCCAGAGTGTTGATTTGGACCTCAGCAGTGGACATCTAATAAGCGAGAAACAAAAGGAAGATACATTTCATGAAGTGTTTAAGAGggcaaaaaaatcaaaatatgccaagaagaagacagcTAAAGATGCTAAGCATTCAGCTTGCCGTGTATATGGCTCTTTTCCTGTAAACAAAGTGCGGGGAGATCTTCAGATAACAACTAAATTTTCAAGGTATGGTTTGAATGTTCTCGAGCTAGAAAAACTATTAAACTTCACGCATATTATCGATgaattttcttttggtgAATTTTATCCAAAGCTGGTCAATCCTTTGGACGGCGTGGTTGCGGTTGCAGAAAATTCCATGCAAGTATATCAGTATTTTTTGTGCGTTGTTCCAACTACCTACAAGTCTTATTCGACCGGAAGTTCCATTCAAACCAACCAGTATGCGGTAACTGAGAGGGCCGGCGTCTCAAATTATCACCAGGGATTGCCACCAGggattatttttaaataCGATATTGAACCTATTGCTCTGACTGTATTTGACCGCCGATTACCGTTTTCACAATTTTTAGTTCGTTTAGTCAATGTGTTGGGCGGGATTGTGGTTTCTACTAGCTGGCTATATACAGTGGCTGACAAATTTCTTTACAAACGCTCTGATGGGTCCGATCGTGGAGTTCTAGACTCACCTGTCGATGATATTCTCAATGAAAAATCATGA